From the Lepus europaeus isolate LE1 chromosome 14, mLepTim1.pri, whole genome shotgun sequence genome, the window AATTTGTCTTACACATGGAAGAATTGACTCATAGGGTTAGGAAGGAGAAAGGCACTTGTATTTGGCAAAAGCTCCCCAGGTATCACTAATGCTAATACCTGTGGCTAACAATCACTGTGCAAAATCTGTTCTTTGACAAGAAGTTATTTgcctcaaaattttttttgcaaaagagtTTTTCTTGATCCTGTACCCAGCTCCCAAAGTCAAACTTAACCCTTGTAGCTCAATGAAGAGAAGGTGTAGAGTTACTCCTCAGTCCTTAAAATCATAGGATAAAGCCCTCTGGACTCGGAAAACACCAACAGAGAACTAACCTAAATGGGACGACTGGGGGTAAAGTTTCCCATTTGTCCCAGGAAATCAGGGCACTGCTTTTTCTTCATAAAGTGCCAGGCAACAGAACTGTGCAGGGAACTGGGCTGGGCAGCTTTCAGCTGCAGTTTCCAAGATGCTGGATGCACGGCtgcagaacccagcacccaggcAGGTCAAAGGCAAAACAACTGAATGCTGGTCCATGACAAACACTCTTAAAATGATCAGAATCGGATGCCTAGGTGGAGGGGATGTGCCAGGACGAGGAGAGAGCTTGTTCACAACCACTGCACTTGGATGATCATCATTAATTACACCCAGACCTAAGATCACTCACGGGCAGCCTTACCTAATTCTGGGGGCAGAACAGTCAGGCGGTTCCCCTGAATGTGGAGTTCCTTAAGCTGCGTAAGTTCCCCGATTTCTTTAGGCAGCGAGATCAGGTCGTTATCCCTAAGGCTGAGCTGaatataagaaaagaaggagttgTCAAAACAATTTCACACAAAGAGGTGCTCAACAGAAACTCCCGTCCTCTCCCAagccctctcctctgcctctttggAGGCTTGAGCCTTTCAATTTATTTACAAGTGTCTGTGGCTAAACAAGAAGCAGTAGCAGGAATTGTGGTTTATTCCTGCAAAACCAACCTTACTCCTGCCCAAATTGACTTGATTCTACTCCTACAAGGGCTGTAGAAGTGAATTGATTTTCTAAGAATTTAGATAAATTACTTACTATCTGCAACTTTGTGAGCTTCCCAATATCTGCTGGCAGGATTTCAAAATCGTTGTCACTTAGATAGAGTGCACGCAGGGTGGCTGCAAATTAAACAGCAATATATAAACAGGGTGGCAtggaacccaaccatttgaggTCTGATCAATACTAGGGAGTCAGCTTTGATTAATAACCCTGGCTTGGTGAAAAGCCTCTGACATACCTAGGGCTCACAATAATAACAAGCAGGTCAAACTTAGATTTACTGGCTTATTGTGTTGCTGGTATAGCCAGGAAAACATCTATATCCAGGAGGACTGACACAATTAACAACCATGGGCAGCGGCAGTTTTTGGCAAAGAGTTTGAACGCATTTTAAGAAAAGATGGCTACTTTTCCCTATTACTTCGCATTCACATCTCTGACACCATTTGCATCCACAAATCTTAGAGCAGTCcctagagcaaaagggctctttCATGTAAACAGAACtatgttaaaataaaactttcttatGTATACAGAACCAGTGTTAgaactaaatatataaatgaaaagtttTGCTGGGTGCTCATTTAAGCCATCCTCACAGTCCAACATTTCTGTAAACagattaattattattatataattgtACAGCCTGAATGACAAAATATATTAAGACAAAGGGAATAAAATAATGACATCAGGTTAAAAGAGCAAAGCCAAAGTTCAGCAGAATATAAGCAGTCACTTTGTTCAAAACATTATGTGATACTAACATGATCTCAACCTGCTGGTGGGGGTAGAACACTGATCTCAACCCAAAATGGGAAGTAAAAGTAGTTGTAtgcttttgtttaatttgtttACAGGTATTTAAGTACATTGTGCTGTTTGAAAATTCAACACAGCTGTATGTAATATACATAGCAAAGGCAGTTTTCACACTATGgctcaagaaaatattttagagttgGTTTCATATGCTTGACAAAGTCTGGGAGAGATAACAGACATAGGTTAAAAACATAGGTACAGAGAGAATGTACTCAGATAAAAATTACATAGGTAATTTTAGAGACTAGCTCAGAAGATTAGAAATTTCTAGATGTCATATACGTCACTATTTAGAGAAGTagaatattcatttaaaagaattaactctttctgaaatatttcatgAATTCCTGGAAAATTAGTTATTCTTAATGATGAGGAGCACCAACAGCAAGACATTCACTTGTCCATGAATGGTGAagtgtgttctttttattttttgaatcgTGTTCTGGACAATATAGACTAAATCAATGAGAGTACTTTATATAAGGCTTAACATAAGAATCTTgactagaaattttttttaaaattccaatagCAGTTTATTAATGGATTCTTTTGTAATTGATTATAATATCTCAGGGCCAATCTACAAAGGTTTTTAGCAACATGGGAAAGCTTCTTTTTGGCGTGCTCTTTACAAAGAAAGCCAAGCTTCTTAACTAAATGTGAGACTTGCTCTCATTTAGAAACACAGTCTCCCACAGAAAGTGAGAATGACATTACTAAGTCCACTTCAGCCCCACGGTGTCACATACCCATATATCAAACATACACACTGCTGAGCTATGAAGGAATATTCAAATGGAAgctgtgaagaaaaaaatatatatccaatCATTTCTCTTAGCGTTTGGGCCTGGCAAATAAATTTCACTCTTAGAACGCAAAGTACCACGTTAAAGAGatttatagaattaaaagtttCTTACTAAGGTAGAAGAAGTTTCCAGGAAGAGAATTTTCATTCAAGTTGTTGTAAGTCAAGTCCAGGACTTCAAGAGCTGGTAGGGAGCCAAATCCTCGCGGCAGAGTATTCAGTCTATTCATGCTGTTGTTGGGGGGGAAAGCCGGTCATTACACACAAAATATATACTGGGACCACCTCTATCTCATGGGCTGAATACATAACACAGTGCTTTGTGACTGTAGAGTTACtttgtgtgaattttttaaacttttattttaattggcaagtctaaattgtatatatgaatggTATGCAATATAGCATTTTGATTTATATATACATTGTGGAGAGACTAAACCAAACCTAACATTTGTATTACCTCATATATTTGATCATGTTCtggtggtgagaacacttaaaatccacTCTCTTTAGAAAGACAACATATATTGTTATTAACTATATATATGGTGACCACGATGTAcaaaatgagggtacttcaaaaagtttatgggtaAGTTTACAGACAGACATTGGTCTAGAAGATAAGAAGGCTTCCATATTGTACATCAAAGTGGATGAtttcgattcccagctctggctgctgacttcagcttcctgctaatgcagatcctgggaggcagcagtgatggctcaagtggttgggttcctgccactctagAGGGAGACCTGCATCCTGGCTGCTGACATCCTGACCCATCAgtccactgtgggcatttagggagtaaaccaatggatgggaccACTCTTtgtctgactctctgcctttcaaataaataaattaaaaaaaaaaaactttttaaagataagttattttggtacagaaaatttttgaaatccatgcatagttttttcataatatacacattccatgaaccttttgaagatctcATGCGCATATCCCCACTAAAATCTAAAGGAAGTCTTTTTTTCTAATACCATCTGCAATCTTTCTCTTTCagattccttcttttccttttttaatagatttatttatttatttgaaagagttacagagaggcagaggcagagagagagagagagagagaggtcttccatctgctggttaattccccagatggctgcaatggccagagctgagccgatctgaagccaggagccaggagccaggagcttcttccaggtttcccaagtgcaggggcccaagcacttggaccatctttcactgccctcccaggccatcacagagagctgggtcggaagaggagcagccaggactcaaattggcacccatatgggatgccagtactacaggtggcagctttacccactacgccacagtgccagtccatagacttatttttcttaatgaagTTACAGTGAGCCTACTTAaagcccaattaaaaaaaaaaaaactttaatataaGTTGACAAACACTGACATATTGAAAGTTGGGAGGTTCTACAACACAAAAAATCATTCTAGTCATTGATCCTTCTCATAGCAGATATAATCCTGTCTAACCATAACAAGCAGGTCTCACAAGAAACAGCTAatagcagaaagaaaaacaaaagagaaaattggatttctacccCTCAGGTAAAAAAAAGTCCCAAGTAAACTTTACATATAGCAAAGTAACCTCCATGACTACTGTAGTGATAATAACTCATATTCTGTGAATTCACAAATTGTGAAGCACATTTATGTCAAGTATTTTGCTCAATTCACTAAAACTACCTAGGAATACAAGCAAAATATGATGTACCATTATTTCAGTTTTCAGATGAACAAACAAGCTGAGGTGTGTGCgtctggcacagaggttaagccactatttagCAAACCTGTGAGTGCTGAAGTTCAAGTCCGTTCtctattccagctttctgctagcacacaccctgggagcaagcaggtaatggctcaagaagttAGGTTCCTGGCACCATCTCCCCATGCACCAGGCTCAAGGGTCCCATGAGAGGTTACGGTGAGGGTAGAGCACAAAGATCataacgcgctgatccgaagccaggagccaggtgcttctcctggtctcccatgcgggtgcagggcccaagcacttgggccatcctccactgcactcccgggccacaacagagagctggactggaagaggggcaaccgggacagaacctggtgccctgaccgggaatagaacccggtgtgccagtgccacaggtggaggattagcctattgagctgcggcaccagcctaaaaTTGTTTTTCAAGAGATCTCAAAGAAATTCTAAGTCGACCCAAACAAACAAGCTTACTTCAGAAGAAAACTATCTGGGATAATTCAAACTGTTCAAGTGCAGTTTTTCTACTTGTACCACATCAGTTTAATCTCAGATCATTTCAGGCATTTAAAGTTGCTTAAGGCTCAGTGATGCCAAATGATAAAAATTCTTTTGTTTGCACGTGAACATCTTTCAAATGGATGCTGGAAATGGGCAGGGGTCTGTATACAGAGGATAAAACCAGACAGTCTGGGGACAGTTTGgcaccttttttctttctcttccaaaaGCCAAAGGATGGTCTGTACTAATGCCTCCCTTTCAGAGCATTCTGTGCCTCCGAGATCCTCCTGATACCTCCAGCTTCAATAAAGCCTTCTTGGCTAAAGACAATAATTTTTCTCACCTCCACAGTGACCTATTCACAcatttagctaaaaaaaaaaaaaaaaaaaaaaaaaaaaaaaaaaaaatccacaaacacTTGACACTGTGCTTAATGAAAACTACTAAGTATTCAGGAAATGAGCTCTAGCAATCAATTGGGTGAAATGTTATTCCATAACAGCTGGCCACAGTGAAGTTTTCCCCAAAATAACTACCAACAAGGAATCCACATGgctttacatttttttgaaaaatatctccaTAAAATGAACAGTGTTTAAATAATTAAGAACGTAACtaaactttcttttatttaatcgAGTGTCCTAAAATTCCTTCAGGTCTTTTGGTCATCAGGATAAATAGTAAATTCtacataaaacattaaaaacaaactctGGTTGAATGTCCTTTTTGGATCATGCATACAGGTGGCCTTCACTGATCTCCTTTGCAGATATTTTAACTGTAGATACTTATTCTAAGGAACCCATGGATAACTTTCCTTAAATCTGCCTTATTGTACCTACATAATTCTTTGTGCCATTCGAGGATATAAGTATCCTTTACTGAAACTTGTATTAATTCTCTTCCCAAAGAACTGAGAATTTTGTTCAAACGTTGACAACTCTATCTCTGTAGCTTTGTAATTAAATACAGAAAGCTTTACACAATCAATAAAGCTCTAAGagccaaaaagacaaacaactcCAAAGAGGACAAGGAGACAGCTTTGATGCAgccaatgaaaaagaaaagtttacaACTCTGTCCTAATGCAGAGAACACAAACCAACTGAACAACACCTAAGCTCATTACCTTTTCTccaaatctctctccatctctatttcTAGTTCAGCTGCCCAACACAGAAATCCAGGTATCACCCTACCCCATCAGTTACTGCCTTGTTGATTTCAGCTTCTGTATATTTTTCATACAAAATCTTCTCTCCCTCCACTGTCATTGCCTTTGTTCACCTGGGACACTAAGATAGCATTCTTACTTGTCCCTCTGACCTCTACCCGCCTTCCTCCAATCCACCCTTGACTCTGACCTCATCTCATACTTTGCTGTGTAAATTCCTCAATGGTCAGTAGAATAAAATCAGAGCTCCTTTCTTCAGTATACAAGATCTTCACTGGTATTTTTGCTTCTCTGCCATTatggacatttatttttctacagttAGTTCTCTCAACCACACTGTATGCTCCATAACGGCTGGATGGCAGAACTTAGATCAGCACCTGGTCCCCAGTTAACTCAATAAGCATTCATTAAATAAGCCATAGATATCATGCTTCCTTATCTGGCCTCACCTCTCATCTTACTGTTCCTTGACTCATAATTTACTCACAGCAACTGATAAACCTAGAATTCCCGGAACAGTGCTCTAAGCTTTAAAATATGTTAGATGGGAGATGCCTCCCTTCTACTCGTAAGTCTGAGAAATTCCGTTTCCTGATTCAAGTCTCAGATCTAAGAATTTCAGCTGTAGGCTAACTCCTTCTCCTGGTCCTCCTGGTCACTTGGTTCCCACTGCTGTTCTTCCACACCTAGTCAGAGACACTGCTGTGCTGTGACTGCTCATTTCCAGCAGACCCTGGCCCCACTTAGGGCCAGACCTTGATGGTCACCATTGATCCCCCGCACTAGCAAGATCCCTGACACAGAATAGGTACTTACATAgtcacaaaataaattaaaaataaataaaatgatcatgATCACAACAGCTAATACCATGTACCACTTACTATGCACAAAGTACTGTTATTGGTGATCAAAATCTATTTAATTATATATCTTAAAATTGAACAAATTAAGAGTAAGAATTTTAGCTTCTTTCTTATGTACAAATTCAACAATAGAACCTAAGAATCTTCAAAGCCAAGATATAAATGTAGGatcctttcttttctgctttgccAGATAAGTATACAATGTCCAAACTGCTAGGGGAAAGTCATAAATGTGGATCTTACAAAGATGGTCTCTCTGCCAGAGTCGAGTTTAAAACAAGAGTGTCTAACCAAACTCCCAATGGAAGAATGAATGAACAATCATTCcatgaaagatatttttcttttcataattgcTTCCTATTAAATTGGTAAATATCTGGCAAGCTTCTATTGCCATTCCAAAGAAATCACTGGCTTAACTAGAGCATTTAGTGGCTactatttaatgaatgtattGCTTCACACTGGAAAGAAAGCATGAGTGGGCATAGCTACAGCAATGAAGATGGGATTTAGAAGCCAATTCTGGTTGGGTCTAATGCATCCAACGGAGAATACATGAACCCAAAACGGTGTGTTCTCTCCCAGCTTAGCCACTCCCCTGAGGGTTAATCGGGAGCAAATCACTTAACACTGGGAAAGGGCTTGGCTACCTCTCCATGAAATGAAGGCACGAAAGCCTCGCCTCCCTAGCCATCAAACAGCAAGAAGGTCAAATGCTGGCCTGAGCAGTTTGAGAATTGGAAAGCAGTCTACAAGTACAAAGTATTACTGCTATTCACTGTCACTTGGTTCTTCAACTTCAGCTAAATAAATCCTCTCTTCACCTTTGCCAGGATCCCATCCCCTCAACTGCAAAAAAGAATCACAAGGATGGAGGAAGCAGCATCAGGAAATGTATCCCTCTCTCTACGCAAGCAAAGTGCTTTGTAAACTATCTCTATATTacccagaaagaaaaaataccacaTCACAATGTCTCTGAACAGTTAATGCTACACAAACAAGTCCCTTCTTGGTCAacataactgaaataaaattttattagaaacaaaaaacaataaaaatctccCTTATTGCATCAACAATTAGCTTCTCAATTAGCTCTCAAATAGATACTCGCTAAAATAGGCCATTGAAAGgatatattaaaacaataaagcttttttaaaaacctaacacatgaaaagaaatgagaaaccCATTCCTCCCATGCAATCATATATATGCAGCCCTTCCTTGCCCACAGCCTTtactccccttccttctctccctctctccacgcCCCTTCCTCCATACTGTACTCACCCAAGGTTCAGGTGCTTGAGTTTCTGAAGGCTGCTGATCTGTGTGGGCAGCTCCTCAATCTGGTTATTAAAGAAGTTGAGCACTTCCAGGTTCTTCAGTTCTGCTATGTTTGGTGGCACAGCTATGGGAACAAAAATACTGAATGTGAATCCAGGAACCTCACTCTACCAAGGAATGCCAGCAacacattttgttttcctttcaaatgaaagagaGATGTAACTCCAGTATGACCATCTAATTCACACAGAGGACTTGGTTATTTTTTGTAGATTTTTCTTAGGTAACAGTGCACCATCGAATGGAAGCAGAAACAATTGATCTGTGAGATTAGACAAGTGTTTACAGTTGGTCTCAgatggaagaggagaaagaaagcagaagtacAAAAAGGCAAGAGAATTTCTGGACCACAAAGAGCCTATATGCACTTACACTAGTCGTATCATGTCGAATAAGTGCAACTGCTTCTGTGCTTTCTGTTCCTTGCCTCTCTACCAGAAGAAAGACAGCAAACTTCAAATCATTTCCTGAGTGACTGTACAATTCAGGGTGTCTAAATAAGCCAATAAGCTGTCCTCTGAATGTTGCATTAAATCACAACAATTTAAGATGAACCATAAACAATAAACTATTCAATCTACCaaattcaacacacacacacacacacacacgagattAGTAACAAATCAATACACTGTTATTATATGCCTCCAGAAAACCAGCCCAATAGCCTGCTATGAATACTAGAATGTAGATCAAAAGCAAAAACCAACCACTGGAGATGTGAaaatcccccctccccccagagtatATACCTTGAACATAAATTTAACAGCCAAAGGCATTACTACTTCAAAAGTATGAAGTTAAAATTGATAGCACACTTTCAATAGATCATAATTTATCTATCCCATTTGCTATTCAATCCTCCTATAAACATTTGTATGGCCCATGAGCTTGTTCATGGTTTATATAAACTCTAATACCAAGACTCTCAAGAGAACGCACGCTTTTGTGCGAATGAATGGCGTTTTTTTTGGGTAAATGATCACCAAGAAACTCATCAGACTATGCCCTTGAGTCTCCCAGTGCATCTTTCCATACTCCTTCCTCACGTCCATAAAGTGGTGAATGACAGCTACGCAGAGCCCCTATCCTTTCCCCGTCCCACCCTCCAGCTACCACTAAGCCTTCTCTCACCACATTCATCTGATTAGTTTGAAGAGTAATAACGTTAGTGAAACCAAGAGAAAATGATGATCTCAATTTAGCCACAAACCAAGAATAATGCAGCCAGaattactgctgccttcccaaagtTACTCTGCCAATGCAATTAAATGCTGGTCTAAAGGTATCGCCTTTTTGACAGGATGAGAGATTATTTCACTCTCCTTGCTAAATCAgtccaatttaaaaccacaaATTATGCTAAATGTGATTTAGTGCTTTGTTTTGTGGACACAAACAATAACCTCACATTCAATTTACGAAACCTTTCCCAGCCTTTTGGTGTGCATGTGAAGTCTTTGTTTAGGCTCCACTCAAGCTAGAGGGGGTCAAAATCACAAAGCTAATAGTCTCCCTAAATGACAGAAAAATTTCTCCCAGCCATAGTaaat encodes:
- the RSU1 gene encoding ras suppressor protein 1 produces the protein MSKSLKKLVEESREKNQPEVDMSDRGISNMLDVNGLFTLSHITQLVLSHNKLTTVPPNIAELKNLEVLNFFNNQIEELPTQISSLQKLKHLNLGMNRLNTLPRGFGSLPALEVLDLTYNNLNENSLPGNFFYLTTLRALYLSDNDFEILPADIGKLTKLQILSLRDNDLISLPKEIGELTQLKELHIQGNRLTVLPPELGNLDLTGQKQVFKAENNPWVTPIADQFQLGVSHVFEYIRSETYKYLYGRHMQANPEPPRKNNDKSKKISRKPLTAKNK